The following is a genomic window from Bacteroidia bacterium.
CTGCTCTGGATAAGTTTGTTTGGTTTTTTGATAGGGGTCTCGTCCTAAAATAGGTGACACAATAAATCATAAGATTCGTCAACAAAATCGAGAAAAAACCAGTATTATTCGGAGACGTTTAAGTCCGAAGTGCTCAAAAAGATCATAAGTGGGAAGCTGTCGGTGTTGGAAGCCTCTCGGCAGTATGAAATCGGAGACAGCATGACGGACTATCGCTGTCTAACGAAGTGCGGGATAAAAACAACATAGATGAAAACTACTGGAAAAAAAGAGAAACCGGAAGAAGTAAGTGCCCAGGAGCTTAGCGCCAGAGAGCTCAGCGCGGAAGTCGCTGCATTAAAACGGTTATTGGAATTGGAACAGTTGCGCAGTGAGTCGTATCTTCAGATGATCAAGCTGGCGGAAGAGCAATTTCAAATTCCGATCGAAAAAAAGTCTGGCGCCAAACGGTCGAAATCATGAAAGGACATACTCCTGGCTTTACTACGGAACGGTTTTGTTGTGAAATCTGAGTGATTGATGAGAAATCACTTCTGATTGTGGGGTATAATGTGGCGACCGCTATGACAGCGCAGGAAACCCGGAAGGCGGCAACTTTTTTTAGGACGAGACCCAATTCTATTCGCCCCCATAGCTTCATCGGGTACAAACCCCCCAATGAAGTCGAAAAAAATTTAAAGCAGAATTTCTACTTTAGACCTGTTGCAGCTTAGGGGAAGGGGACACTAGCATGAACATTTACACATTGTTCTTCCCTGGCTTCTTGTCTTTTTTAATTTTTGCTCGAACCGATTCTGTGTAAAATTCAAAATATTCTTTGACGGTATCGGCACCTTTAAAGATTTCAATTTCACATGTTTTGGATTCAAGGTCTAAACCATAAACTCTATACAAGTAATAATATTCTCCTAATTCATCCATTTGTCGTAATTCATTGCTTGTGAAAAATATATCACTAAGCAAATTATTAGTTGTTGCCTTCACTTCAATGAAAATTTGATTCTCTTCTTCATCAAATGAAATAATATCATATCCTAACCCATCACCTTTGGTCTTGGAAACATGTTCTAATTTCAGTAAATATTCATACATTTCTAATTCTATTAATTTATTCTTTTCATTTAGCAAGACCAATTCTTCCCCTACTAACCCAATATTATTTTTATGTCTATTTAGTTCCTCCCAGTTTATTTTTTGTGGTTGAATCCTAATCCTTCTTTCTTTCATTTGCAAATTCTTTCTCTTAGTTATCTTTTGGGCATTTTTTATAATTTGCTTTCTTGCTCTATGAATTGGAGTAAGAATTTTATTAGGTTTCTTTCTAAGAGAGTTTTTGCTGGATTTAATTTGATTAAGTATTTGATTTTCTTTTTCCAAGTCAAATTTATTATCATTAGTTTCTTCTACATAAAACCCCTTAATTATTGATTTACTTTTTTCTAAAAAAAGAAACAAGTCAGGAACGTATCCTATCTTCCCATAGACTTCTTTTAGAAATGAATAGTTCTCGATAAATGTTGCTTTTGAAGACTCTCTAAATAATGGATCTTTAGTTCTTTGCAATAATTCGCTACTTTCATTTTTAATATAGCTTTCGATTTGCCTTTTCAAGGCTATTTCGAGCGGCTTACATGTCGATTCTAACTCCTTGAATCTTTTAAAAGTTGTAGTTCTATTTCTGAGAAACTTGTAAACTTTTTGATAAGTTGATGAGATTATTGCTATGAAAATTCCGTAAAACAAAATTGGGAAAGGAGCAAAGGAATGAACAATTATTAAATATAAAAAAAAGTCTCCAAAATCATCTATAGGAAAAAATTTAACCATTAAAGTTACCAGAAAAATAACATACCCCAAAACCCCTAAAACACATCCTATATTTTCATCGTAATTCCACAACTTATTTTCTAACCTTTTATATTCTAAAAAGTTTTCTGATTTGATAATATCACATAGTTCATTTTTCATTTCTTTACTTAAGAATAACGGTTTGTCTATGGTGCGTATCCCGCAGGGTAATTTATAGACCTTATTAGGCCTTCGTGTTTTTTGTTATTCTGATGTGATCATATTACTTGAATTAGGTTCAATGTGCGTTGACAATAGTTACGTAATTCAGCATCAGATACAGGTTCTGATTCGTTGTTTGCATTAAACCTGTGATGGTACTTCTTTGAATAATTATTTATGTCTGTTAAATCAGACACATAGCTTTTTAGACGGAAGAATGGGTCTGTTATTCCTGCATTTCTTACTTTATCAATAAAGTTTCCAAGCCAATCATTAGAAGCCACAAGGTCAAAAAATTTTAGATGAAAGTAGCTTTCTAATGCAGGACGTAAACATCTTGCAATACTTCGTCTGTCTTGGTCTGTTATGCAACCGTTGGTAATATATTCCTTGATTCGAAGACTATCCTTTAATATACTTGAAAGCGATTCTGTATCAATATCGTATTCAATTATACAACTTGAATTACCAATGAAAGCAATACTGCTACATTGAGTAGTGCAAGAAACTTGATTAGCACTTTTCCAAAATTCAGACGCAAAAACTAGATTATGTGAAAAGACAAATAGCTGCTTACCTTGCTGTCCAAATTCTACTAACTTATTTATTGTTGCGGATTTACGGTTTAAGTCGAAACTCGATACTGGATCATCAAATACTATTATTTTATCTTGGATGTTACCATCTGATTCTAGTTTTGTCAAGAAAAAGGATAATGCTAAAGCATTCTTATCTCCCTCACTTAAGGAATATCTAAATGAAGGATGTGTAGGGCTGTCCTCATGTTTAATTTCATTGCCATTAATATGAAGGGCATATTTCACCATTGGTTCTCGGCTATTTCCTACATAACCACTATCGAAATCTCTTATTTCAAGATATGGAGCGAAGATTTGTAAATATCGATTTATTGTAGTGGCGTAGTTTGCAAATACCGTTGTAGAATAGGTGTCTAGTTGACTTTGTTTCGCGGTTTTTTGAGTATTTAAAGTATCAATTGTAGTTAATTGTGTAGCAAAGGCCGTACATAATGTTGCAACTGTTGAATCGCCTCTTTTCTTAATTGCTTTCAACTTTTTTAAATCTGATTCTAGTTGAACAATATTGGGTGCGGTACCTGCTTTTAATGCAGTAATTCGAGAATTGTATGTAGTGATGTCAGAATTAAAATCAGATATTTTGCTATTTATTGCGGTTATTAAAATCTCAAATGTTGTCAACTCATTAATTGGACGTGATTGAATTGGATTTTTTGATTTTGAATTTATCAATGTTTTGATTTTTTCAAATTCAGCTTTTACGTCTTGAGCATCTTGAGATAATGATGTTAGTATGGGTGGGTTGTCAAGATGAACTTTCCAAAACTCAATCAAATTTTGATTGA
Proteins encoded in this region:
- a CDS encoding DUF3883 domain-containing protein — encoded protein: MKNELCDIIKSENFLEYKRLENKLWNYDENIGCVLGVLGYVIFLVTLMVKFFPIDDFGDFFLYLIIVHSFAPFPILFYGIFIAIISSTYQKVYKFLRNRTTTFKRFKELESTCKPLEIALKRQIESYIKNESSELLQRTKDPLFRESSKATFIENYSFLKEVYGKIGYVPDLFLFLEKSKSIIKGFYVEETNDNKFDLEKENQILNQIKSSKNSLRKKPNKILTPIHRARKQIIKNAQKITKRKNLQMKERRIRIQPQKINWEELNRHKNNIGLVGEELVLLNEKNKLIELEMYEYLLKLEHVSKTKGDGLGYDIISFDEEENQIFIEVKATTNNLLSDIFFTSNELRQMDELGEYYYLYRVYGLDLESKTCEIEIFKGADTVKEYFEFYTESVRAKIKKDKKPGKNNV
- a CDS encoding AAA family ATPase; translated protein: MPHADKTKFEHSPMIKKFIKINGTGRFLNYSPATVPSPHRTTDFEKINLIYGENGSGKTTLSVILNSLRGVNGVLTKKRSFDRTVPQIVEVLTDLSPNPRLTFSNSVWDNNYPNIEIFDIHFITDNVYTGLEVQNSHKKNLFEIIFGNQGVQLKSDIQNIKDKIQVEQRSLQTTTSQIELAIERAFTAADYCNLPTDLGIDGKISVKQAEITTAKSFQEIQSKSALSSVPLIALPFAIDAAVSTIEKAIDNISTGFLEEFNKHKEHLDIDGDEEKWLKQGYEAIKDETCPFCTRPFDETTKIIEAYNQYFNKEYNDILQEISLLVTSSSNYNIEALFLAIENKISLNQNLIEFWKVHLDNPPILTSLSQDAQDVKAEFEKIKTLINSKSKNPIQSRPINELTTFEILITAINSKISDFNSDITTYNSRITALKAGTAPNIVQLESDLKKLKAIKKRGDSTVATLCTAFATQLTTIDTLNTQKTAKQSQLDTYSTTVFANYATTINRYLQIFAPYLEIRDFDSGYVGNSREPMVKYALHINGNEIKHEDSPTHPSFRYSLSEGDKNALALSFFLTKLESDGNIQDKIIVFDDPVSSFDLNRKSATINKLVEFGQQGKQLFVFSHNLVFASEFWKSANQVSCTTQCSSIAFIGNSSCIIEYDIDTESLSSILKDSLRIKEYITNGCITDQDRRSIARCLRPALESYFHLKFFDLVASNDWLGNFIDKVRNAGITDPFFRLKSYVSDLTDINNYSKKYHHRFNANNESEPVSDAELRNYCQRTLNLIQVI